A stretch of DNA from Erythrolamprus reginae isolate rEryReg1 chromosome 10, rEryReg1.hap1, whole genome shotgun sequence:
gaagctcGTGGCTCTCTGGCACCCgcagcccccccctcctcccccaccaaccccccccccccgacctttACACTAGAgcaggggaaggcaaagttggctcttctatgacttttggacttcaactcccggaattcctcaGCCCATcacactagctcaggaattctgggaattgtagtcagtccacatgtcatggaagagccaactttgcctactcctgccctaAGGGACAGTCCCTTTGCAAGCAGGAGAATCTTCCTACTGGGAGTGAGTGAGTAGGGAGATGCTCCAGGTAACCTCGTCCTGTCTAGCGCTCAGAAACTCCAGAAAGAGGTCTTGGGATGGTTAATTCTATCATTTTTATTGTAGATCGACTTATAAAAAACCATATTGATTGGTGTTTGCTGCGTCTTTGACTGCTTAAGAGGTCAAAATGGATTTGGAAGAAAGGGAGgtgggaggagaaagggaagggaagagaggaagaggaggaaaagggaggaagggatgatggaggaggaaggggaaagaaggaaaaaaggaacggtgggggaaggaaggagggagggaaggagggagggagaaggaaggaaggaaaaaggaaaggaagaaaagaaagaaggaaaaaggaacggaggggaaaggaaggaaggatggaaggaaggaaggaaaaaggaaaggagagggaaggaaggaaggaaaggaaaggaaggaaagaaggaaaggaaaggaagaaggaaaaaggaacggaggggaatggaaggaaggaaggaaaagggaaaggagggggaaggaaggaaagaaggaaggaaaggaaaggaagaaggaaaaaaggaatggagggagaaggaaggaaggaaaggaaaaaggaacggAGGGGAattgaaggaaggatggaaggaaggaaggaaaaaggaaaggaaggggaaggaaggaaggaaaggaaaggaaggaaagggggagaaggaaaggaaaggaagaaggaaaaaggaacggAGGggaattgaaggaaggaaggaaaaaggaaaggaaaggaagaaggaaaggaaaggaagaaggaaaaaaggaatggagagagaaggaaggaaggaggcaatgaaggaaaaaaggaattatTTTAGTTATTTGTCAAAATATGCACATGATAACAAGCATGGTATAAACaccaacaaaagcaaagtaggtagtATAGGTAAATCTGGACAATAAAGCAGTAGGACAGGCATGAGAGTTTATAACATGTGTCTTGTGTATTTGTAACAAGTTTCTTGTGTATTTATAACACATTCAAATATAAAGTGTTCACTTTTTACTCAACCTAGTTACAATGAGTAAGTGGTTAATATGTGACGAATGCACACAGGCAAAAGTCCAGATAGAGTTAAGATTTCTAAATAAACAGAAGAGTATCTAGTTAGTTTTTAACCTTTTAGACAAACAGAAGGGTTTTAATGACCTTAAGTAAACATAAGCTTTGAACAAACAATTCTTTCCTAAATTAATCAGAGGAGTGGGTTACTTTAATCGGGCACGTAGGTTGATATCATATTGTATGGTATCATGTCAGGGGCATGTCACATTCTTAAAAGATAGCATACATATGACAATGACGTACTATGTaaccatttttctttctctattttcttatttttttcttctattttttttctccctctttttgtctctctcgtttctttcttttgtttttccctttcccctctccctcgtcctttctttcctttttcttctaatTATATGTTTGTAATTGTTGTTTATTGCTCTTTTTGAAttgcattgtttttctatttgtgaattaaaactttttttaaaaaaagatacgaTATTTCACCTACATCCTGCTTTGTTTTGAAGATGCCCAAGGTCATTTTTTCAAAAGGTTCCTGAATGGGGCAACTCATTTCATGGCCATAAATGGGTCAGACTGGCCATAAAGTCTTTAGAAGTTGGCTGAGCGATTTCCATACCCCTCTGTTTCCActccccccacacctttctccggCTGGTTGCCAGGGAAACAGATAAAGGAAGcccaaattttttaaaacaaacaaacaaagaagcaTCATTCAGTAAGACAAGAGATTTTTTTCTTAGGGACCAGAAGCAacaggatggaaactaatcaaggagagaagcaacctagaaccaaggagagATGTCCGCTAgccagtggaactccttgcctccagaagaaagggtgggtgctccatcactagaggtttgtaagaagagactgcACGACAATTTGTCTGACGtgatacacagtggtacctctacccaagaacgcctctacttacgaacttttctagataagaactgagtgttcaagattttttttggcctcttctcaagaagcattttccacttacaaacccgagcctccgaaactgtaaccggaaaaggcggggagaagcctccgtggggcctctctaagaatctcctgggaggaaacagagccggaaaaggcggggaggagcctctgtggggaccctctaggaatctcctgggaggaaacagagccggaaaaggcggggaggagcctctgtggggaccctctaggaatctgggaggaaatatagccagaaaaggcagagagaaacctcaatggggcctctctaggaatctcctgggaggaaacagggcctccaccctccctgtggtttccccaatcacacaacttgtttgcttttacattgattcctatggaaaaaaaattcttcttcttacaaacttttctacttaagaacctggtcacggaaggaattaagttagTACCATTGTATAGGTAAGTGCTCGACttgtaacagttcatttagtgatggggAAGCCAGTCACACTAAACAATGGGATTACTAACACATCAACTGCAacaattcgcttaacaacagagGCAAGAAACTCCCTTCCCCTGCAACTCTtgttattgttctgttctgtgaTTGGGGGCcagatttctctctctcatgcaccctttctcttttatttctccctctgctcctttctccttccccctctcctttctctgttatttctctctttgttcccttctcctcctctctcacctctctctctgtctcccccctctcttggctttctctccctttctttctttgccccctttctctctccttctctctctcttttcccttatGTCTCTCTCTGCCCCATTTTCTCTCTGCCCCCCTGTATCTCTTTgccccctcttgctttctctctctttgcccctctctttctctctctccctgtctctccccccttctctcttatttctctctctctctgcccctttctttctttctgcccctTTTGCCTTTTCTCTCTTcacccctatttctctctctttctctctctttctctctctctctctcacttttctCTTATGTCTTTCTgtgctcctctctttctctctgtctctttgccccctcttgctttctctcttcgccccctctttctctctctccctgtctcctcccttctcaattatttctctctctgcccctttctctctctctctttgcccctatttctctctccgtctctctctcttttcccttatGTCTCTCTCTGCCCCATTTTCTCTCTGTGCCCCCTGTATCtctttgccccctctttctctctctctctttgcccctctctttctctctctccctgtctctccccctttctctcttatttctctctctctctctgcccctttctttctttctttctgcctcttttgctttttctctcttcacccctatttctctctctttctctctctctcacttttctCTTATGTCTTTCTCTGCCCCCTTTTCCCTCTTGCCCCCTCTCTCTttgcccccctctttctctctctccctgtctctccccctttctctcttatttctctctctctctctgcccctttctttctttctttctgcctcttttgctttttctctcttcacccctatttctctctctttctctctctctcacttttctCTTATGTCTTTCTCTGCCCCCTTTTCCCTCTTGCCCCCTCTCTCTttgcccccctctttctctctctccctgtctctccccctttctctcttatttctctctctctctctgcccctttctttctttctttctgcctcttttgctttttctctcttcacccctatttctctctctttctctctctctcacttttctCTTATGTCTTTCTCTGCCCCCTTTTCCCTCTTGCCCCCTCTCTCTttgcccccctctttctctctctctccctgtctcctcccttctcaattatttctctctctgccctttctctctctctctttgcccctatttctctctccgactctcttttctcttatgtctttctctgcccccttttccctcttgccccctctctctttgcccccctctttctctctctctccctgtctcctcccttctcaattatttctctctctgcccctttctctctctctctttgcccctatttctctctccgacTCTCTTTTCTCTTATGTCTTTCTCTGCCCCCTTTTCCCTCTTGCCCCCCCTCTCTttgcccccctctttctctctctctccctgtctcctcccttctcaattatttctctctctgcccctttctctctctctctttgcccctatttctctctccgacTCTCTTTTCTCTTATGTCTTTCTCTGCCCCCTTTTCCCTCTTGCCCCCCCTCTCTttgcccccctctttctctctctctccctgtctcctcccttctcaattatttctctctctgccccttctctctctctctttgcccctatttctctctccgacTCTCTTTTCTCTTATGTCTTTCTCTGCCCCCTTTTCCCTCTTGCCCCCCCTCTCTttgcccccctctttctctctctctccctgtctcctcccttctcaattatttctctctctgcccctttctctctctctctttgcccctatttctctctccgacTCTCTTTTCTCTTATGTCTTTCTCTGCCCCCTTTTCCCTCTTGCCCCCCCTCTCTttgcccccctctttctctctctctccctgtctcctcccttctcaattatttctctctctgccccttctctctctctctttgcccctatttctctctccgacTCTCTTTTCTCTTATGTCTTTCTCTGCCCCCTTTTCCCTCTTGCCCCCCCTCTCTttgcccccctctttctctctctctccctgtctccccccttctcaattatttctctctctgcccctttctctctctctctttgcccctatttctctctccgacTCTCTTTTCTCTTATGTCTTTCTCTGCCCCCTTTTCCCTCTTGCCCCCCCTCTCTttgcccccctctttctctctctctccctgtctccccccttctcaattatttctctctctgcccctttctctctctctctttgcccctatttctctctccgacTCTCTTTTCTCTTATGTCTTTCTCTGCCCCCTTTTCCCTCTTGCCCCCCCTCTCTttgcccccctctttctctctctctccctgtctccccccttctcaattatttctctctctgcccctttctctctctctctttgcccctatttctctctccgacTCTCTTTTCTCTTATGTCTTTCTCTGCCCCCTTTTCCCTCTTGCCCCCCCTCTCTttgcccccctctttctctctctctccctgtctcctcccttctcaattatttctctctctgccccttctctctctctctttgcccctatttctctctccgacTCTCTTTTCTCTTATGTCTTTCTCTGCCCCCTTTTCCCTCTTGCCCCCCCTCTCTttgcccccctctttctctctctctccctgtctcctcccttctcaattatttctctctctgccccttctctctctctctttgcccctatttctctctccgacTCTCTTTTCTCTTATGTCTTTCTCTGCCCCCTTTTCCCTCTTGCCCCCCCTCTCTttgcccccctctttctctctctctccctgtctccccccttctcaattatttctctctctgcccctttctctctctctctttgcccctatttctctctccgacTCTCTTTTCTCTTATGTCTTTCTCTGCCCCCTTTTCCCTCTTGCCCCCCCTCTCTttgcccccctctttctctctctctccctgtctccccccttctcaattatttctctctctgcccctttctctctctctctttgcccctatttctctctccgacTCTCTTTTCTCTTATGTCTTTCTCTGCCCCCTTTTCCCTCTTGCCCCCCCTCTCTttgcccccctctttctctctaggtgcactcccccccccagccccggaCTCACCAGCGGACTCTCCTCCCCCTTGCAAGCTGCGGCCGCCCCTTCCTGTCGGCTCTTCCTGCGCTCCCTACTCGCGAGGAGAGAAACGAAAGTAGCTTCTGCGACCGCAGctccgaagaggaggaggaggaaggaaggaaggaagggagggaagccaagccggagCCTTTGCCCGCTTCTCTGCGCAGCGGTGGTTTGCAGCTGCACCTTCTCGGGGCTTcggcggaggaggaagaaggagggagacgCCGCCAGCCAGCTGCCCGAGCCCGCCTCCTGCCCTCCTGCAGCCGATTCCAAGGGGCGCAATCCGGGGTGCGTTGACTACGGGTTGCCCTTCCCGCTCCGGGGCTCTcggtgggagggagggggttgAGTCTGATTCTCTGCAtttggggtttgggttttttttttgggcaGCCTTCTGGACCTGGGAAGCggctccaggcagcccagcccaggttgatgttatttatttaagaaaatgcACCTAATCTttattgcccaggttcgcctggtgcaccagttgcggctctatttgggcagggagttactactcacagtcactcacgccctcatcaccccgaggttcgactactgcaacgctctctacatggggctacctttgaaaagtgttcggaaacttcagattgtgcagaattcgGCCCtgagagcaataatgggctttcccagatatgcccatgtcccATCaatactccatggcctgcactggctgccaatcagtttctgttggttatgacctagaaacatagaaacataaaagacctcatggtccatctagtctgcccttatactcatggtccatctagtctgcccttcatggcatcggaccagaatatctccgggacgtgccacacgaatcccaagtcccacagaattggtcttctccgggtcccattgactaaacaatgttggttggcggggcccaggggaagagccttttctgtggtggccctggccctctggaatcaactccctccagagattcgaacagcccccaccctcctcgccttcagtAAGaagctgaagactcacctctgtggATGATTACCTCCCCCCTTCATTGTTTTTCTGACTTCTGTAGtatgattaattgggttgagtgtgtacggatgcgtagttgtgattttattatattgattatgttatattaatgtttttaattgactttttaaattttaatattagatttgtattgtattgtactattgctatgttgtgagctgcccccaagtcttcagagaggggcggcatacaaatctaataaattattattaaattattaaattattaaataataataataataattattattattattactaaacaatgtcggttggcgggccccaggggaagagccttctctttggtggccccgactctggaaccagctccccccagagattagaactgcccctaccctccttgcctttcgtaaactcctcaaaacccacctttgtcgtcaggcttgggggaactgagatatttcccccaggccaatataatttatgtatggtatgtttgtaggtatgtttggtttttataataaggttttttttagttgtttagtcttggattgttacatgctgttttttatcactgttgttagctgccccgagtctgcggagaggggcggcatacaaatccaataaatgaatgaatgaatgaataaatattattattattattattattattattattattattattattattattagatttgtactgtacattgttctttattattgttgccccgagtctgcggagaggggtggcatacaaatgtaacaacaacaacaataataataataataataataataagaaataattattaaaaaataataaaatttatttattattaaaaaagagGATTAGCTGTAAAGGATTCCCTGGCTGAACCTTGGCTTCTGTTTTTCTCCTCCAGGGATGGAGGGAGATTTCCAGTTCTTGTCGTGCGACCGATGCCGGGGAGAACCCCGGAACCCCAAACTCCTAGCCTGTTTGCACACCCTCTGCACCGAATGTCTGGAAGATAACAAGCCCATCGGGCAGTGCCCGGTGTGCGAGAGCCCCATCCAGGCCTCGGACAGGTTTCCCCTTCAGGATAACTTGCTCTTCTCCAACCTCCAGGCCAAGCTCAACACCTACCAGAAGATTGTCGACGACCAAGAGCTGGTTTGCAACCTCTGCAAAGACGGGGCGGAGTTTTGGTGTCCCGAGTGCGAGGAATTCCTCTGCTTGAAGTGCCACGAGGGCCACCAGTGGTTCCTCAAGCAGAAGAACCACGAGACCCAGCCGCTGGCCCAGCTGAGGAAGGAGACAGCCCAGAGTTTCCTGGAAGGGGCCAGGAAGTCTTGTACCCTCTTTTGCGCCGAGCCCACCCACAACAACCAGGTCATCAGGTAAGGGTCGGCGGGGACGGGCTCTGATGATGTTActcagttgggtaatgaaacgtctgcaaaaaaCAAGGAGTTTTTTTTAAGGAAGACCATCGGTCAAGTGCAGGATATTGGGTGTCCAGGCAGACGCAaggcgagaaaatattatttgactgaaagaggagtagatgcttggaacaaacttccagcagatgtggttggtcaatccacaggaagtgaattgaaacatgcctgggataaacatagatccgttctaagataaaatacaggaaatagtagaagggcagactagatggaccaggaggtctttttctgctgtccatcttctatgtttctatttaaatctgttaaagggttaaataaggttcaggagggaagtgtttttaataggaaagtgaacacaagaatgagggggcgcaatctgagtttagttgggggaaagatcaaaagcaacgtgagaaaatattattttactgaaagagtagtagataataataataataataataataataataataataataataataataatttattgggtttgtatgccgcccctctccgtagactcggggcggctaacaacaataataaaacaacatgatgTGCAATCCAAtaagaaaacaactaaaaacccctattataaaaccaaacatacacacaaacataccatgcataacttgtaatggcctagggggaaggaatatctcaacttccccatgcctggcggtataaatgagtcttgagtagtttacgaaagacagggagggtgggggcagttctgatctccggggggagttggttccagagggccggggccgccacagagaaggctcttcccctggggcccgccaaatgacattgtttagtcgacgggacccggagaaggccaactctgtgggaccttatcggtcgctgggattccagcagacgtggttgataaataaatccacagtaactgaatgtaaacatgcctgggagaaacatatatccattgtaagataaaatacaagaaatagtataagggcagacaagatggaccaggaggtctttttttgacgtcaatcttctatgtttccatggagaggggcggcatacaaattcaataaatgaatgaatgaatgtttccatgtttctatgctcTGCTTTTGCTTAACAGCATCTATTGCAATGGCTGCCGCAAGCCGCTCTGTTGCTCTTGCGCCTTGCTCGACGGAGAACATTACTACGCCAAGCTGTACAGTGACATCCGCAAGGAAATTGAGACCCGGAAGGCGGAACTGAAAAGGCTGAAGGGAGACTTGGCGGAGAAGAAGAGTAGTTACGAGAGTCTCCACAACAACGTTCACGAGCGGCTGAAGAAGCTGGAGAGGTTCCGGGTCAAGACCCACGAGTGGATccaggagaaggtggaggagatgGTCCAGTGGATCCAGCAGAAAGGGGATGAACTCTTGAAGAAGGTGGACCTCAAACTCACCCAGGAGCAAGAAGAAGCCAAGCAGAAAGTGGCGTCCACGGAGCAGATCCTCAAGCGGATGGAGGCCGGCGAACAGCTGGTGGAGAAGATGGACCGCTTTGCCTCTGACCAAGAGGTGATCGACATGCACCCCTTCATCAAGGAGTCCCTGGAGAGGTTCAAGACCGAGAAGGTGCCCGTTTCCAGCTTTGGGAGCCAAGTGGAGAACTTCGATGAGGTCCGAAAGGAGATCCAAGCTCTGCTTAAGAGAGTCAAAGGAGAAGGTGAGAAATTTTCACgtaagggggggaaaaaatattccaggagaccaagagaataaaagggggaaaaactttatttaaaaaaaaaataaaaagaaaggatcagtatgcatacaaatctaataaataataatacagtggtacctcatcttacaaagcCTCttttaatgaacttttcaagatacgaacccggtgtttaagatttttttgcctcttcttccgaactattttcaccttacgaacccaagcagctgctgctgggatgaaggggtttcttttttcccccttttttgaagaaagaaaagggaggggcgccccccttgccttccttccttcccactcagcctttagcctagccttgcttcttccacccgccccctttagctgctcctccctgccctctgttcgcctcccttctaaagtttgggattttcctgaaggatttgcacgcattatttgcttttacattgattcctatgggaaacatggtttcatcttacgaacttttcaccttacgaacctcctcctggaaccaattaagttcgtatgatgaggtaccactgtaataataataataataataataataataataataataataatgcatactGAGACCAGAGAGATCACGGAAAACAGTCCGTGtctagttccaatttattaacagggccatgttagcacaactggagaaGCCCGAATCTATATCCACAAGGGTAGCTCCACctgggttagagttcatttcctttcatctcctcccacaagcccCATCACGTGAATCGTCTTCTGCCAGCATATCCCACAACTCCCGGCAGCTTCCGGCCAGATGCTGAACAAAAGCTGACCTTGAGACcctaaaaggaatgtgtcatggCATGCAGCCACACAgtgttcccacagcaagaaacattccaaaagaacatagtatgatgtggcaggccaaaacctccacGCATTCTGGCTTCGGCTTGACATGCGGCCTCCCCTCAAGAAGAAAGAGAAGTGTACCCAATCTACTCTTAATTTTCTCTTCTCCTTGTAGATGCTTTTGGGAGTACAGTTTCCATGGCCGGATCTTACAGCTCCATGGTCAATTCGGTAAGCTTGATTTGGATGGGTGTGAATCAAAGACGGTGAGATCCATTTGGTGCTGGGCCTGGGTTTGGATCACAGGACGCTGTTTCTTCTCATATCCTCACAAGTAGATCACTGATGGATTTGCAGTTGATCAGAAAAGGTCTCTAACAAGGACGAAACAATTCTCAAAGTTGGACAGTAAGAATGTGTGATCCATTGGCCTCCATTTGGAGCTGCAG
This window harbors:
- the PML gene encoding protein PML, with amino-acid sequence MEGDFQFLSCDRCRGEPRNPKLLACLHTLCTECLEDNKPIGQCPVCESPIQASDRFPLQDNLLFSNLQAKLNTYQKIVDDQELVCNLCKDGAEFWCPECEEFLCLKCHEGHQWFLKQKNHETQPLAQLRKETAQSFLEGARKSCTLFCAEPTHNNQVISIYCNGCRKPLCCSCALLDGEHYYAKLYSDIRKEIETRKAELKRLKGDLAEKKSSYESLHNNVHERLKKLERFRVKTHEWIQEKVEEMVQWIQQKGDELLKKVDLKLTQEQEEAKQKVASTEQILKRMEAGEQLVEKMDRFASDQEVIDMHPFIKESLERFKTEKVPVSSFGSQVENFDEVRKEIQALLKRVKGEDAFGSTVSMAGSYSSMVNSESLHNEKPQAKSKEMKKQKPAYTISVAKTSQGFTTSIISPAKRPIAQVEKSVQASPKMMKLEEHECHTPEISDQQGQENIPESRWPSIRESTPEQERETSSLLVIEESGEAEVTSIVISSSEDTEDDIV